The DNA region aaagacacacttagctctcatgcttcgagctcggtgtcttgtggactgggcgagaccccagggtccctcgcccaggagcacTAACCTCGTACAGGGAGCGCGCCAAGGACTTGGGCATCTCTCTCTCCagggcccaaccggcccatttagaTAGATTAAAGGCGCAAAAGCCCAACTctgcctctataaataggaggggaataccaattgtaagagactcttagctcatttgagaaatattcagattgaaattcagttactctctctctctagcggttagagcttctctctctaaaacattcgtatcactttcctcacacatTGGGTACTCTACCTCATTCAATGTTCTCAGGATAAAACACTTCACTACGCCCAAATGCGCTGAACTCTTGACTTTCCTTCTATTTTCGACGACCAATTTTTTCAACTATAAACCCAGCAAAACAACACGTCGCCACCATGCAATGGATATGGAAGTCATCATAACAGACAACACATATTCAGCTGCAGTCAAACATTCAACTTCTTCATCTATTGTACACATGTCCTTTATGCAACCTCTAGTCAATGTATATCATCATATTAACATAACAATATGACATCATGGACATGCCTATCACCTAGCCTTTATGCCATCCAACCATCCAACCATCCACGCATCATCCTTTCATCCTATCAcccttgaaggtatgaaaaatgatagaaaggggggggggtttgaatagcgttttcagaataaaaattTTCCCACATGAGATtctaacaaatctcttcaaacacggaagataaaagtgctaagataagagttgaggaaagcacacaatgattttatcctggttcacttgataaatccctcaagctaatccagtccacccgttaaggtgatttcttccttcttagaatgaagacaatccactaatcagagttttttacaactgcacttgcaacctgcaaagtgactaacaatacaatgacttagctatcactaagattcactctcttagtcttctcaaggatctaaccaacCATGGTCTCCttaagaaaaacaaacaactgtttaagaattttgggtttacaaagaaatccttctcagaaagctaaggtaaacacaatgtaatcagtttgaagaaagatttctaagagaatatttgaatattgcttgagctTGAACAATGTTTCtttggcggcatctttcatcttcagcctctttatatactccaaggattagggtttgcatggaatgctaccgttggagggcagatatgggaattccaggttctgctatggctgaacgcgataggtaaggtcgtcaggaatagtacaattgcttttgtacttggatagcgacttgacctttaacctagaatacttctgatcagagtgacgcttcatgttggaacttgtgaagcttggtgatcagagtcagagggaagcatggatcctctgaccttcgtatccTCTGCATCTGGACCTCAGAGTAGGATagcttggtcttcagagtcagcttactcttggacttcagagtcttcacttctcagcttctggaccttgagaacttctggaccttcagagcctctggaccttcagagcttctggaccttcagaacttctggtcttcagaacttcaagtgatctgaatgCATATCAGGGCTTATCTAActttagatcttctgaagcatattctactgttcagattgaacatagtgagtgcgaaagcgttgcgtaggttactctttgagcatagtgcttctgatttaagTGTAattagaccagagtcagagcctgtcatataaacactcagaaaacaacgttagagtaccataattgttcatacataatagttaacatgtaatcatcaaaacatagagttgtactacatgatcaaaacttgatcttacaatctccccctttttgatgatgacaaaaccaagtattttgatgaacaattcttaaacaataaactgaattcactcagagtttagagagtagagataaacttatcctgaggtgaatggtttatgttactcattctgaatccaagtcacagcttgattctgagtttAGCTCCCcttgaatctaagacttaatgaaaacattagtaatatctagattatgagctaaataataaaagagttcagagtgagagtttatgacatagataatatatgaatatcagagcgcataacTATTCAGAGTCAAGGGCAAGGTAAAAGCAACAGAGTTAACCGATTTAGCATACGATCACTTTAGAAGAactgaaaatgtattccttgcaaatgcccaccgacagatctatggtcataaagaatGGAACTCttgaattctccaaaagaaaaagaaatcacactaacacatcttacacatcaaatactggttgtactccccctttttctcataagcaaaaagtatggggtgtgaaaaacttagcttgaagtacaaggtactcccccttagagaagatctaagttaaaaaaaatggagaaaagataataatataattaattaagaaaatagttaattaatgcagatgaagaaaattaaatgagGTGAAGAACACCGGCTAAGGAAGAaaggaacgtttaccaccggccaaaagGTTAAATGCTTGCATCGGTTTCCAATGAAGAtatctcgagaaactgcttcagcattaacgTCTGGAAACTGAACTCAGCTTATAAAAGGCAGTTAAATCCATAACAATCTTCACAACTCATCTGCTTCAGAATTCAAATCGCAATGGCATCATACATAGCTTGCGTAGAAGAGCTCAGGAAGAAGGCATTTAATGAAGACTTGTTCATCAATGTTAGGCATCCAAAGGATCCTAGCATCTACCAGCTGACCAATCAGTTGCTGGGGATGGATCTGAGTCCGGagatggacaacatcctcagaagTTTCCTCAGATTCGTTGAGGAAATGCAAGAACTCTTCCAGAAGGAGCTGGACCTTTATGAAGAAATCAGAGCGGTAGAGGCGACTCTAGAGACtatggcggagggtcctgagaggcaggagctgcgccGAAGCTTGGTCCACTTCGAATATAGGCACTATCGTCTGGAACTAGATAGGACAGAGATGCGTAGGCAATGTAGAagattgaggaaaaatcctcctttcTAAATGATGTAATGCAAGtttgaattattaataaaaagaaTTTTCAGTTATATGTTGTGTTAAGAATGCAAAAATCATAGATAGAACAAGTAAGCATATAACACATAATGCAAAATGTCATataataaacataaataaaggaaagaaagagaaattacTAAGATAGTAAAGTCAGAgtaaaaagaaataaagaaaataaaatgaagagagttcctaaactAAGGCTTGGGTGTCCTGCGGAGAAGCTCAGCAAGCATTTCTGCCATGCCCTTGACTAGAACTTCTTGAGATTCAAGACGTCGTTCAATGTTATCAAGTCTGGAAGATCCTGGCTGATTTGAAGCAGACGAAGTGGCTTGATCAGAGGATTGAGTAGCAGAGCCTTGTCAAGAatgaggaacttgagcagaggTTGAGGCTATATCAGTGAATGGAATGGGCACAAGTGCTTGATTCCTAAGAGCATCAACTTCAGCTTGTAGTCTAGCAACCCGTTCCAGAGCTTCCAACCTTGCAGCTTCGCGTTGTTCAGCTTCAAACCTTGCTGCCGCTTCTTCttgctctttcttcttccttgcttcTTCAATTGCAATGTAGAGCTGGTCTCTTAACTTCTGTTCATTCagtgcttctcttcttctgagtcGCTGGATAGCAGCTTCAATCTTTTTATCCTTTTCAGCATTAAGGAAACCCATCGTCACTTTAGcttggtcaagcatccaagTGCACAGACGATCTCATTCTTCAGCAACCGAGTCTGGATCCTTACTGAAGTCAGTGCTGCCATGCACGTTGCGAACCTCTatagatgcttcatgattaaataagtGGATGCATTCAAGCAGGGTGTTTGGTCCAAGGTAGGTATAAGGAACGATTGGGATACTGGTTTCAGGTGAGGAAGGATGATTGCTGCTAGTAGCTTCAGAGACAGCCTGAGGGGAACCAATTTGCAGAGTTTGAGGTGCAGAGGTATTGGTCTCAGAGTCTGGATGAGAAGTCTCAGTCTAAGGATTTGGAGATTTGACAGAAGAGTGGTTTGAGACAGACTTTTCTTTCTCAGGAGGAGGAGAAAGAGGACGAGGTGGTGACACTGAAGTCAGAGGGACCGCTCTGATTGGAAAATCAGGAGCAACCATAGGTTCCGGTCTGGGTCCAGGATATTGCCTTGGGCTAGGAACGTTCAGGTAATATTCAGGAATTTCTGAGAGCTTTTCATGTGCAACTTGAAAGAATTGCCTAGTGGTCTCAGAGTTGttggatgaagaagaaatgGCGACATTGGTAGGAAAGGAGACAGAGGGAGCAGGAGAGAGAGTTTCTCTATCAGAGTGTTTAGGTTCAGAGTCCTGCTTTTCAGAGGTTTGTGTTTCAAGGGCTTGTGTTTTAGAGGCTGTTGGAGGATATGGAAGTATAATAAGTGAGTTTTGTTCAGTGGACTTTGGAGTTTGGAGCATTTGCCAGAGGGGTTCTTCTTGaatggaaggttgaaagaatgaaggccTAGGTGGTGAGATGTGAGAGGTTGATTGATCAATTGGTGTAGGGCCAGGAAGAGGAGAATGTATGGCAATAGTAGCACCAGGGTTGGATTCAACAGGAATTGCATCaatcatatttaaatcatcttcatctgaaagaacaacaaacttacttgaagctctggCTGCAGATCTGGTGATTCTGGTAGAAATAGCAGCTCTAGTAGGCTCCAGAGTTGGTTCTAGATGAGTGACTCTGGTTGCAATTCTGactgtcttcttcttcttctgaggtggaggttcatcatcatcatcatcaccatcagagggatccttaGTTTCAGAGGTGtcaacttgctttctcttgggcttcttcttcttgggagactCAAAATCCGGAGGTTCTggcaaagatctgaaaaactcatcaacatcaatttcatagccttgcctcttcagatcatcaagatagTGCATGATGGCCTCTGGATCATTTGCCTTTGACCAGagagggtagtccttcagagggactcttctcttGCTTACATCAGACTTTGTGATAGTAGAGTTAGTTTCAACTTTATTATCAATCATCCCATCCTCTTCATTGTTGAAGGAGTGAAGACATCTCCAACAatggttgtcagatcttctgtGCATCCAGCTTTTCTCAGAGCCTTTATcaacttgctctcaatgaagatatCAGATAGCAATCTGCCAAATGGAATGTACTTTATTGCAGACGTGGGTGAtgcagtagttcttgactttATGATGCAGTCCTTGAGATAGGAGAACAGAAAGTAAGGAAGACAGACTTTAGTGCGTTCCTTGATAAAGAAGAGCAACACCTTCTaagtgaagttgatgtagtctggagaacttccctttggcctttgattgacGCAGTTCAGCaagatcttgtgccaaatcctcagaTCAGGATGAAGTTCCTTTGTTTTGCAATCATTTTTACCCGATTTCCATGTAGAGTAAAGCGCCTTGTTAACCGTTTCTTTGGTCTTTGTCTTAACCTTTGATTACTGCAGCTGAAATCTGTAACCATTACTGGTTTCTTCACCCAGAAGCTTAGCAAAAGATTGCtaagtgatgatgatctttctacCCAGAACAAAAGAAACCACAAAATTatcatcacaatcagcatgcttccagaattccttgatcaactTGTCATAGACTGGACCAGGTAGTCTATGGAAgtacccttcccagccttgagcttgcaCTTCAGGACGCAGATCAACCCCATTGTCAGCAATGTTGTAGAGATTAAAacgccattcagcaagaacttgaagttcttctggagGGAAAACACAAGTAACTGCACAGTCTCGTTGAGTAATTGGAATCATCTTCCCAGTTTCTTGATTTGCCGCTTGAGTAGCCTCTGTGGATCTGAGACGAAGAACATGACCAATTTGACCCGTTGCGAGACCCACTACCAAATTAGGGAATACTCTTCCATCAGCAGAATCAACCCTTTTAGGAGAATTATCCCTTTCAGATCTAACCATATTGAAGGttgaaggttgaaggtttgggtagaagagggatgaacaggagagagagagagagagagtttgcagagaagataagggttttgtaaacaggagagagaagcaaaaAACAAGAGtggtggagaacgtgtgtgcgtagtggttttgaaagataaccgttgttgatcgcaaagcaaaagtaaaatcaacggctagaaattaaagacatgattatgaacagttaatacacaaaacacgcggtggagaataagcacatctacagtcattacaacagattgtccggacgggcacaaggaacgaggcatcagaataAACGGACACACGTTTgctgtcttgtctcagagtaagcaccaatgggtactcagcatctgacaaagttaccttctgaactagacatcttctgataaagaagcatcatagtcagaggttctgatccatcttcaaactggacaaaagtccatattcagatttttcagttaaaattaaatctatcctctactaagggctttgtaaagatatctgtcCATTGATGGTCactatcaacaaacttcagcagaagtacgcccttctgaacataatctctaataaagtgatactttacctcaatgtgttttgcccttgaatgtaagattgaattcttactgagtgaggttgcagcagtgttatcacagtagattggaatgttgctctcaaggatttcaTAATCTTATaattgatgtttcatccagagcatctgagtactgcaaatagctgctgagatatattctgcctctgcagtggataatgcaatagtagactgcctcttgcttgcccatgagactaagttacttcccagaaaatGACAATTTCTAGAAGTACTTTTCCTTTtcgttctatctccagcataatcagcatcactgtaacctgaaagcttatactctgttgttttcttatacatcaagccaaggttagtggtacctttcagatatctgagaattctcttaacagcagttaagtgagtttctctcagatctgattggaatctagcacataaatgtacactgaacagaatatctggtctagatgcagttaagtatagaagtgaacctatcataccacgatagagcttctggcATACTTTACCACTGGCATCTTCTCTCTCCATAATACCACGATAGTCTTAGCAATcgtagattctgtcatgttaaacttcttcagaagttcctttgtgtacttgctctgatggatgtaagttgcttctggtttttgatcaacttgtattcccagaaagtacttaagttctcccatcatactcatttcaaattcagcctgcatcatctccaGATATTTCAGTCAAAAATCAGATTTGAAACGTTTTGAGTTTTGAATGACAAGTTCCCTTTTGCTTGATAAAAGAAGTAGGGGTTTGGTTGTGATGCCTTTAGATTCTCCTAAGAATATTATTTCTTTGCCTACATGATTGAATGTGTTTTTACAATACGCTAAACATTTTTCTTCTGTCACCATTTCTTGACATTTGAAAATTGTTTACTTGCAAATGCAATattgttttaaatatttattgcaTAGTGCTAGCTAGGCTCGTCAAGTTTTTGGTGGCCCGTTGCAAAAAAAAGGCTTCTCGGATCGGCCGGTTCGGTTTGCAGGTTTGACAGATGACAAAAATCGATTTCTGGTGGTTTGGTTCGGTCGAGTTCAGTTTCACCTCTGAACCGACCGAACCAACTCTGATAACCAAAAAAATACTGAACACCTCAGATCCAACCTTGAATCCAAAGCcaccattaaaaaaaatactaattcatatAAATACTCGCATTAACCCATTAACCCTAAATCTTCAACCTCTTCAGTCTATCTCACAAACCATAGCCACCAACCACCTCTGAAGCTCCACTACCACATGCGTCTCTCTCTCAGACTCTCAACCCTTAGCCTTAGCCTCCACTAACCTTCAGAGTCTCTCTCTCAGTTCCGCCCCTCATCCTGTGACTTCCATCAGCGGCACTGGCCGCCTCTCCCTCTCACtgccacctctctctctctctctctctaacttcCTAGCGTTGcctcctctctccctctcctctcacTTCACTTTCTCTTCCTCAAAAACCCTAGATCCGCAACCACGTAAATCCATGGCTTCGTCGTCCTCGAGATCGATGTGCATCCTCAACATCCATGGATTCTTCGTCCTTGAGATCGAAGAGTTTGATGGATGTGCATGTCATCGTAGTTCGGTCCTCGCCTTCAGTCACACTTTTGCCATCCATCGTCGTTGTCTTCATGGATTCCCAAGTCAAGGCTTTAACTTTTTGCAGTTTCTCAACCTTAGCTTCTTTTCAGttgtaaaattttatttttttttatcattttaaattTGTAACATTGTTTATAATATAGATTCATTGTAATTTATTTGAGATTTGTTGTTTATCTTCTTCTTTgtacatttttcttcttctgtgtTCTATTTTGATCTAGATCTGTGTTCTTCccatcttctttttttttttttttttgtgattatTTTCTGGATTCACTACCTATGCTAACCCACCCGAATGAACTGACACCTGGCC from Lotus japonicus ecotype B-129 chromosome 2, LjGifu_v1.2 includes:
- the LOC130736269 gene encoding uncharacterized protein LOC130736269; the protein is MIDAIPVESNPGATIAIHSPLPGPTPIDQSTSHISPPRPSFFQPSIQEEPLWQMLQTPKSTEQNSLIILPYPPTASKTQALETQTSEKQDSEPKHSDRETLSPAPSVSFPTNVAISSSSNNSETTRQFFQVAHEKLSEIPEYYLNVPSPRQYPGPRPEPMVAPDFPIRAVPLTSVSPPRPLSPPPEKEKSVSNHSSVKSPNP